The DNA region AATCAttgatttgaattgaatttaattttattaatagagaacataattatactaaaataacctaaaatatactttgtgattttttttatatgaatcaaTCCCTAAAATAcctaacatattaatataagtattaaattatcttcatttaaaatctataaaatcAGTTAGTCATTTGGTTTGATATAAGGTATTCCATATTAAGAATGATGATAAGTtatcttatgtatttaatttaaattttattcccgATTTCTATCAAGTAGACAAAATTTGACAAGCATACATCAATATGTAAAATCTAaaagtaagaaaatattattaactagtaACCCTTAAACTACAACTACGGCCCCCTCTTATTGTCATTGATTGCCACAAAATCcttgttgtattatataataaagtattgataaataaCCGTAACtcaacattaaaattaagatattttaaatttttagttacttcattttttattttcaaaagccACTTGAAtacagttaatttttatttcatatcacTACGCTTAAACTTACGAACGTTGTTTTGTAGgcgtttagttaaaaaaatatataactttttatatcatGATAAAATTAACATTCGAAAAACTGGAGACACAGCATTGGCATCGGGTAGCAAGTTCAATGAAACTACAAATTATATGATATCACAATTTATTGGACAAAACTTATACTATagcacatttaatttattaaatatttgagtaCTATTCGCTTACACGAACTAGTAATTTAAGTGGAAGTCGAATTAGtacttcatttataataattgagttTGAAATCTACAGtaaattagttatataatttgaagAGTCAAAAGGTTTAAATAcgaataattttagtattttgaaGATGAATATTTCAatgcatttattataaagatacatTGGAATGATTAATAGTTTGGATTAAGAgatatgtatgaaaaatgttaattacgtactagaaatattatgaaaatctatattttactccaaagctttatattttattaatgaaaatgttattatatctaATCTTTAGATATGATCTCTACGTAAGAatcagaaaattttaaaaagtcgtataattaattattttgaatatagataAGAGGAACCGTATTATTCCTGTGGTTAAttctctataaaatatttaatttagtaagcaaatataaatttatacaaatatgaatCGTCTTacttaatactttgtattataaaaatacattaaatacggAAAATACTCTGAATTTTTTGCGTCTTTGCTCCCATTTGTTTGTCAGAAATTATTTGAAGTATAAATTTTGTGAAACGTAAATGTAATTGCAaatcacaattttttatattacataaattggcaccaattaaatatatattatgtgctGCTAGATTCGATCGATAATATAAACTAAGTTTAACGACCTCTCTTAGTCAATAAATacgtataattttacattaaatctaatatttttaagttaaataacattaggCTCCATTAAAATGCAATTAgaaaatacatacatcaaatGTTAATAAGAAGTTTGTAGACACACTTAGAATAtagactaaataaattaaaactacgaCATAAATATCTTAAGGCTGACCATCCACTCGAATCATGCAGCGCTCATTAGTAaagtttacttataatatttttcctattaattgaataaaaaaaattgtattatgatACAtagaacatattaaaataaaaaatctctggggtgaagctatcgacaagcatggagaatcgttggctgtcagcctcgatatctccaaggctttcgacagggtctggcacagaagtcttctctccaagctaccggcatatggtctgcctgctcagctatgcacctggattgccagcttcctacacaagcgtagccttcgtgttttagtagatggttgcgcttcacaattctatgtagtgaatgctggggtcccccagggatctgtgctatctcccacactctttcttttgcatatcaatgatatgctctcccttgggaacatacattgctatgcagatgatagtacagtgcatggtggataccacggacgcgcagtggctgggcgggcggaaactgaggagaggcgggagaatcttgtcattgaactcgataggacgttagatctcatcgccaaatggggctctgataatcttgttgagtttaatgccaagaaaacacaggtatgcgctctcacggcgaaaaagtcaacattttcccctcttccctccctctgtggtactccgctggtgatgcaaagcaaaatcgccatgctggggattgacgttcgctgcgaccttagtccaagggattacatcgaggctgttataaaaacagcttcacggaaactcggagttctgaacaaggtgcggcgctttttcacgccacaacaactgtgcctgctgtacaaaacacaggtacggtcttgcgtggaatattgctcgcacctttgggatggctccgctaagtacctacttgaggccttggaccggttgcagcgacgtgccgtacgcattattggcgacgtaaaggtcacaaacacccttgaacctttacaattgcgtcgtgagatagcagcactgagcgctttctatcgactgtatcacggcgagtgctctgaggaattattctctctaattcctgcttcccccttccttcttaagtccacgcgggctggttctcgatgtcaccgcctaactgtgacatcaattccatcgcgaacaaagaaatttggcaactcctttctttgtcgcacttccaaaaaatggaattccttaccagctcacgtattcccctcctcttacaacctgggttccttcaaacgaggcgtgaagaggcatcttgcgggccggcaaggcgaaggcggctagtgcagaacgtttttcccgtctgtactggccgtcgtcgcgtttggactctactaccacttaccatcaggtggagtagagtcatttgccctcccggcgatataaaaaaaaaaaaaaaaaaaaaaaaaaaaaaaaaaatatgctgatttatttatgataactaGATATGAGTAAGTGCTCGCcacaattttatacattatttggTCTTTATGCTTACGAATGTATGTTTAGAAGTAAAAATATCGTGATGAGTGTGTAATATCCCGTTCAATTACTGTTGCTTGAAGTTATAATCTCGACGAACGATCATCCTTAAGTACTGGGGCATAAAATGCGAAATGTCGTTAAAGCCCGGTTCAGGCAGTGTCCTTAAATATCGCTCTCCAAGAGGCCGGCTCGTTTTGGCCTCGCGTAATCCGTTAATTCTATTTCCTCTATATCCCTCGAGGAGTTCGAGCATTCTCCCATTAGAGGTGCTCGGCCATTTTTCTTATACTTCGGTGTTTGTTCGACGTCTATTTTCAACAATTCAATATCGACTCCGATTTCGTCTTTATCGACCGCTGTCCTGCTAGGACAACGGTCTAGCTCCTGTCAGGTGGCCTGTAACTCCGCTAATGTATTCTCGTCCTCGTGCAAGCTTTTCTCAGCGAGCCTGAAGCTTTCGAGGAACTCGTTGAGATCAACTAAGCCGTCCTTGTTAATGTCCATCAAACGACATATATCGACAAGCTGCTCTTGAGTCATTGGGTTCGGCATATATTTGCCCAACAATTGACATGCTTCGGAAAATTCTTCCAGGGTTATATAACCTGCGATGAAGTTGTGGGGcgaatcaatattattttaataatttatagttagttatggaaaaaaaatatattatataaaaaagaatgtgTAATTTATAAACCTGTCCTTCAACATTAGAAAAATGATATTCCGTAAGATCAATAAACCTCAAAGATAATCTTACCTGAATTGTCCTTGTcgagaattttaaatattgcctCTAagcttcttttatttttgtagagCGTTTCGACGACAGTTTGAGTGTCGGACTTTCGTCCAACTTTCTGTAACGAAAATATAGCTACAGACTTTATCTTTTAATCCGTTTAAAACGGTTACTTTACAAAGTTGTTTTTATCTGAAATACTTAGTAATTAAAACGTTGAAAGCTAACatcttatgttttatattatttgttatattcataGTTTGGTttcaattatcatttttttaaatactaattttttaaatgtttaacgtAGATTACAAAATcgatattataatgattaataaaaataaaatatttatgttgaaaATGTTGAATTTCTAATATCAAGACCTGCCTGCTGCCTGAGctataaaacaaacttttaatcCTCCTAAATAATGGCTTCGCGGATGATGTCGACAGGGGTTCTAATAAAACAGAACCTGGTGTGATCATAAAAGTTTCGAATGTGACTGTGTGATGTTGTGTGAATTCGACCTCTCATCAAAGTAGCttcaaatacattaaataaaaaagataatactttgtcatacataattaaatatacaaaaatcaaattaatttgaaggacgtgaattttaacaaatcattgtgggttcaaatcctggtaaactccactgaattttcatgtccttaactGGCTGCAAAGGAAAATATCACGAGGAAACCTGCCAATGGAAATCAACCAACTTGCATTAGAGTCGCTTGCTGTAatgaactccaaaccttctcctctaaaaagAAAGTAGGcgtcagcccagcagtgggacatttataggctgttatttAAATGCATATACAATGTCTAATGTCTCACATTAGTCGGTATGTCGAAAGTGTCCATATAGCGCACCCGGCGCGTCTCGGGATCGGTGCGCACGAGCTTGTCCTTTAGCATACGCCACGGAAGTCCAAGGTGGGTCGTCTCCTCCATGGCGTAGCACCAGTcacttattgaaataaaacctaAAAACAACCATACCTATAAGTTCAGTATCcccaaataatacaaaaacatatttttaaataatctcgtaattcacaaaaaaaaatattgcaaaagttttctttaaaaaaatccaaattttCTTTctcttcaatataaattttcgtaatggaaatatattttataatgaacgaAGTTGATACATTAAGACTGTCGCTGATTAATGACGAAATCACTAGTCACAATTTACCGAGAATAATGACGAATCGTTTCCAATTTTACTCTGACTTGAAGCAAATTCAATTCAGACCtcatacattatttaaagtCAGAGAACTTGGAATGGAACAGATTAActacttaagtatttttgtagtatgattttattaataaagctaatgacatttttattattagttagctAGTCTATTAAATTAGTCACAAGCAAAAAACAATTAAGATCAATAGCGAAACatatcacaatataaataagCATCCTTGACATTATCTCTGctatttacataataacaaaatgaaaatgtagATTAAGGTTTTACGCATTTACAGCTCTACGTAAAAAcagggcaagcacctctgaatttacatgtgcttaatttctgtttataattcatctcgtgcttttcggtgaaggaaaacatcgtgaggaaacctgcatgtgtctaatttcatcgaaattctgccacagtgtattctaccaacccgcactggagcagcgtggtggaataagctccaaaccttctcctcaaaaaagggagaggaggccttagcccagcagtgggacatttacaggctgttactgttttactgTAAAAACAATACTAGAAGGATCAATAATATGAGAGTGAGATcacaaaattaatgaaatccAAGTGTTTAAATTCCAATTACTAATTACAAGAAATTATTTACTGGAGATAGATATAAAACAATCTACTATACTCAATCGTATAATAGTGTAATTTTGAACAacttaaatgatttataagCATATGGTAAAAAGTCGAAAGTAACGGCGATGAATGACAAATagctatatttcatttaatcatATACAAACCACTCTGATCTAAGTCCATGCTCCTAAAAGTAGCTTCTAGTGTTCTACGTGCCATCATGATATGGCTATGCAATTCCCTCATGGCTGACGACTCCACCAAGCCCACACGTTGGCGGAACGTGAGTCGACGAGTGCGAGACACCGCAGCAGTGTACTGCACAAACTGCCTATCCAAGGAGTTGCCGCAGAGCTTTAGGTAAGCGCCTTTGTTTGATCCCAGTTCGTAGTAGTTGGATGcagaaaatattgtaataacctacaaatattttttaatattatattgctaattatattttcataatcaaatcgattaaataagaaaaagcaATGGCTATGaattatacaaaatgaaaataatatattaggaaGCAGttctattaaatatcatttaaagcTTCAATATTGGCTTCATCTTCCTTCAAACTACATTACACCCGATAATATATCTATCGCTATATCTTTGTGTGTGTACACTCACTTTAAGCTAAGTCTCACTTTAAAGCCAAACATTTCAATACAAATTAtgactgtttggtggtagattaAGTGTACATAGATATTCGGTTACGTTTATATGTAGATATTGGCTTTGTGCAAATAAAAGACCATTTATCCCTTATAAATAATGCATGaacgttttttaatattttactttgtcCCATTCAGTAAGTAATATagcaaaatgtaataaataaaagaacaaaGAACTTACATTTCCATTATGTAGTATCTCGTAGCCACCAGGCTTACACTCGTGACTTCTGACTATGAAGCTGAGTTTGTTCTTGCTCAGAAAAGTAGCAGTGACATCTGGACCGAAGTACGTGCCAGCTCCGCGCAGGGCGTTCGCAACACACCCGCCAACGCTTTGCGGATCCGACCAGAGGATATCAAATACCTACAAAAATACCAATaattactgtaaaaaaaaatactagcaatgtgcgtttttaaggaattactattGCCGAGgagccgatatggcccagtggtaagaacgcgtgaattttaaacgatgatcgtgggttcaaacccgggcaagcaccactgaattttcatgtgcttaatttatgatttatgattataattcatctcgtgcttaacagtgaaggaaaacatcgtgaggaaacctgcatgtgtctaatttcaccgaaattctgccagatgtgtattccaccaacccgcattggagcagcgtggtggaataagctccaaaccttctcctcaaaaagggagaggagcccagcagtgggacattcacaggctgttacgagtaCGATTATTATTCCTATTTACATCTTCAATTAAGCATACAACTTTAGTTACGAGTGGATACGACCATAAGAGGTCAAGATAAGATAAGCCATTGCATTTACAttctaaataaagaaaaaaacgaaataatgtaacataacctaaataacataataaccacttgaaataataataataatatcctccagaccggtttcggccacgacggccaatctcaagagagattagccaactgtacaGGAGagattatagtacacaagtgtgtgcgcaaacacatgtgcagTCTCTCTTCCCTTGCTCATAACCCGAAGGGACAGTAATCCGACAGGACCGGAAAGAGTccaggcgcagggccaacggctttacgtgctttccgaggcacgggagtgtacacacttccaacttccaggttctgctactgagaattttctgactgaaaaacccaataactttttactggcccgaacTCGGAATTGAAACATAgggcctccgggtctgcggccttatatcaagccactagactaacgaggcactCACttgaaataactaatataaccTCAAAAGTGCAATAATTATTCACAAATAGATAGAAAAGcactttctttttttaacaaGAAGATCATTTCGTAATAAACCCCTTATACTCTTCTTAAACAGAAAAGCTTTCAAACATCTGATTCTAACAATGGACTGTTAAAtactttacattattatttatacgagTTTTAACCATTATACCTTTaagtgtaatttaatataaaacaaagaaatacttaAGAGGCATCCAATAAGCATGTTTTTAAATGTCtgggtatattatattttttaataagataaccGCTTTACCttcatagttaaaatatttaacatgcgTCTTTACCTGAAatagtaacatatatatacgtatatactgTATATTAACTTACATATACTTAATTCAGTATTTTGGGGTCTAAatcattaacattatttaatatagtttacctaggtataaatatactatactacatttattatataaagatctAAATTCACATTTGTGTAATTTcgtaaatgaattttaaatcaattcctCGCAACTAATTGAGTTGACACACAATTGGACTggtaatactaaataatatactaaattaaattcgcagctactttttatttcaattaatgtttataaaatttatctatttgtagatatctatattaatatgtagCTCTTTTAGTTTCAATTCTCATTTCgcgtatgtatatttaattatt from Nymphalis io chromosome 4, ilAglIoxx1.1, whole genome shotgun sequence includes:
- the LOC126768217 gene encoding uncharacterized protein LOC126768217, coding for MLSLGNIHCYADDSTVHGGYHGRAVAGRAETEERRENLVIELDRTLDLIAKWGSDNLVEFNAKKTQVCALTAKKSTFSPLPSLCGTPLVMQSKIAMLGIDVRCDLSPRDYIEAVIKTASRKLGVLNKVRRFFTPQQLCLLYKTQVRSCVEYCSHLWDGSAKYLLEALDRLQRRAVRIIGDVKVTNTLEPLQLRREIAALSAFYRLYHGECS